GGATGCGAGCCGGTGGCGATCAGCAGGCGGTCGTAGTCTTCGAAATGGCCGTCGGCGAACAGCACGCGCCGCTGGTCGGTGTCGAGCGACACCGCGCGCCCGCGCAGCTCGCGGATGCGCAGGCGGTCGAAATGGCCGGGGTCCTTGCGCAGCCAGGTGCCGCGTTCGTCGATGTTCTCTTCGAGCAGGTAGGGAATGGCCATGCGCGAGTACGGCGGGGCATCCTCGCTGCCGACCATGACGATTTCGTCCTGCGGCGCGGCACGGCGCAGGGTTTCGGCCGCGACCACGCCGGCCGGGCCGTTGCCGAGTATCAGGTGTTTCATTGCTAGTCCTCGATGGCAGGCCGGCCGCGCCCTTGCGGGCGCGACCGGCGATCGTCGGCGCGGACGGGCGCAGCGGCCCGTCCGCGCGCCCTTACAGCCCCAGCCGCGCGAGCGTTTCGGCGGTGGGGGCACCCTCGGGGGTCCACCCGCGCACCTTGTAGTACTCGGGCAGCATCTTGGACAGCTCGTTCACCATGCCCTTGGCGGGACCGGACTTGGCGGGCTCGCTGGTCAGGCGCGGCGGCAGGTTGTCGTCGGCGGCGGTGAAGCCGGCGGCGTTGTTGAAGCGGCGCTCCATGTTCCAGATCCGCTCGCCCACTTCGTTGAGCTTCTCCATGCTCCAGTCGCCTTCGCACGCGGCGGCGAGTTGCGGCTGCACGTCGGCCAGCGTCCACGCGAAGCTGGTGAACACGCAGATGCCGGCGGCATCGAACACCGCGGTGGCGTCCTGGAAGGCCTTGACCAGTTCCGGCTTGCCTTCGGTGGCGTGCGGGTCGGTCTTCACCGGAATGCCGAGCACTTCGGAGGCAATCGTGTAGCCGCGCAGGTGGCAGGCGCCGCGGTTGGAAGTGGCATAGGCGAGGCCGATGCCCTGCACGCCGCGCGAGTCGTAAGCCGGAAACTCCTGGCCCTTCACGCTCATCGACAGTTCCGGATGGCCGTACTTGGCGCACAGCCGCTTCGAGCCGAGGCCGATCTCCTTGCCGAAGCCTTCGCCGTTGGCGGTCATCTCCACCAGTCGCGCCAGCGCTTCCGCCGAGCCGAAGGGCGCGTCGATGCCGATCTGCTCCTTCGTCAGCACGCCCATCTCATACAGCTCCATCACCGCACCGATGGTGGCGCCGAAGGAGATCGGGTCCATGCCCTGCTCGTTGCAGATCAGGTTGGCGTACTGCAGCGCCTCCAGATCGCCCACGCCGTTGGCGGCGCCCAGCGCCCACGCGGCCTCGTACTCCAGGCCGCCGGAGGCGCCCCAGTACTTCGGGCTGTTCTTGACCGTGAAGTGACCCTTGTCGATCTCGGAGATGCGGCCGCAGGCGATGGTGCAGCCGAAGCAGGCGGCATTGGTGACGAGGTGGGCCTTGCCGTCGGTCGGCCGCTTCTCGTGCATCGCCTCGGCGGAGATCTTGCCCGCGTCCTCGAACTGCACGTCGCGGTGGTTGCGCGTGGGCAGCGCACCCATCTCGTTGATGACGTTCATCAGCACCTGGGTGCCGTACTTGGGTAGACCTTCGCCGGTGACCGCGTTGTCGGCGAGCACTTTCTTGGCCGCGGTGGTCGCCTGCAGGAAGGCGCCGAAGTCCTTGATGCCGGAGACGCCCTGGGTGCCGCGCAGCGCGACCGCCTTGAGGTTCTTCGAGCCCATCACCGCGCCCACGCCGGAGCGGCCGGCGGCACGGTGGAGATCGTTCACCACGCAGGCGAACAGCACCTGGTTTTCACCCGCGCTGCCGATCGAGGACACGCGCACCAGCGGATCCTGCAGCTCGTGCTTGATCGTTTCCTCGGTTTCCCAGCAGCTCTTGCCCCACAGGTGGCCGGCGTCGCGCAGTTCGGCCTTGTCGTTTTCGATGTACAGGTACACCGGCTTCGGCGACTTGCCTTCGAAAATCACCATGTCCCAGCCGGCGAACTTCAGCTCCGCGCCAAAGAAGCCGCCCGAGTTGGAGCACGCGATCGCACCGGTGAGCGCACCCTTGGTCACCACGGTGTAGCGGCCGCCGGTGGAGGCCATGGTGCCGGTCAGCGGCCCGGTGGCCATGATCATCTTGTTTTCGGGGGACAGCGGATCGACCTTGGGATCGATCTCTTCCACCAGGTACTTGGTCGCCAGACCGCGCGAGCCCAGGTATTCCTGCGCCCATTCCATGTTCAGCGGTTCTTCGGTGCAGGTGCCCGCGGTCAGGTTCACCCGCAGGACTTTACGGTTCCAGCCCATATTGCTCTCCTCAGGCGGCGGTGGCGGGGGTGTTGGCCTTGGCGGCCCAGGCGCGCATCTTGTCCAGCCCGGTCCAGTCGGCATCCACGTAGGTGATGGCACCGGTGGGGCAGGCCTTGGCACAAGCGGGGTCGCCCTCGCACAGGTCGCACTTCTGCACCTTGCCGGTGGCCTGGTTGTAGTTGATCGTGCCGAACGGACAGGAGATCGTGCAGACCTTGCAGCCGACACAGGTGTCGTCGAACACCATCTTGGCGCCGGTCGTCAGGTCGAGGCGGATTGCGTCGACCGGGCAGGAGTGCATGCACCACGCCTCGGTGCACTGGGTGCACGTGTAAGGCACCTTGCGCCCTTCGTGCTCGAAGCTGAAGACCTTGATCCGCGACTTGCTCGGATTGATGACCCCGGTGTGCTCGTAGGAACAGGCCATCTCGCATTGGAGGCAGCCGGTGCACTTGGCAGGGTCAATGTGCAGTGATTTCCACATCGAATTCTCCTCGTCCTTTCATTGTTGCGTTGGTGTAGCAGCACCTATGAAGCACACTTCATACCGGTCTGCGAACTTCATCTCCAAGGGCCGGCCTGCGTAAAAATCCCGGGGAGTGAAAGGGGTGGCGCCGATCAGCCGATGCGGCCGATCTTGCGGTACAGGGTGTTGCGGCTGATGCCGAGGCGGCGCGCCGCGGCGGAGACGTTGCCGCCCACCTCGCGCATCACCACGGCGATCGCTTCCAGCTCGATCTCGTCCAGACTGCGGCCCCCGGTGGCGATACCGGCCGCCGGCTGGCCAAGCGGCGTCACCACCGACGAGGGACGCTCGTCCGGACGGTGGCGGTCGCCTTCGGTCATGGTGTCGGCGCCGAACAGCTCCTCGGGCAGGTGCAGCGGACGGATCTCGTCCTCGTCGTCGTCGAGCAGCGCCACCGCCACGCGGATGACGTTCTGCAGCTGGCGCACGTTGCCCGGCCACGGGTAGCGCTCGAAGAAGTCCATCACCTCGGCGCCGATGCGTATCCGGCGCCCGTCGCCGGCCTCCGCGGCGAGGATGTTGTTGACGATCCGCCCGATGTCGCCCCGCTCGCGCAGCGGCGGCAGGGTGACCGTCAGCCCGTTCACCCGGTAGTAGAGATCCTCGCGGAAGCTGCCCTTCTGCACCGCCTCGCGCAACAGGCGGTGGGTGGCGCACACCAGCGAGATATCCACCGGCACCTGCCGCACCGAGCCGATCGGCGTGACGCTGCGCTCCTGCAGCACGCGCAGCAGCCGCGCCTGCATGCCCAGCGGCATGTCGCCGATCTCGTCGAGGAACAGGGTGCCGCCGTGCGCCTGCTGGATCTTGCCGACCGCACCTTCGCGCCGTGCGCCCGTGAAGGCCCCGCCGACATAGCCGAACAGTTCGGACTCGATCAGGTTTTCGGGAATCGCCGCACAGTTGAGCGCAACGAAGGGGCCATCGCGGCGCGGGCCGCTGAAGTGGAAAGCGCGCGCGAAGAGTTCCTTGCCCACGCCGGACTCGCCCTGGATCAGCAGCGGAATGTCCTTGCCGATGACCTTCCCGGCGCGGTCTAGCGCCAGCTGCAGGCGGCTGTCGCCGGTGGCAAGGCAGGCCAGGGTTACCCGGCCGTCGCGCGGTATGGCTTCGGTCGCATCGGCCTTTGCCGTCACGGCAGGACGCGCCGGAGCGCTGCCGCCGACCGGCTCGGTGCGCGGCGGCAGGCTGCTCTTGAGCCGGGTGTAGATACGCTCGCCGCGCCGTGCCTCCAGCATCTGCAGCGAAGCCGGATCACGCCGGGAGCGGTCGAAGAAGACGTCGAGCGAGACGCGGAACACGCTGCTGAAGGCGAGCCCGCCCGGGCCGATGTCGGTAATGCCGAGCGCCTCGCGCGCAGCCGGGTTGGCGCCGACGATGCAGCCATCGGCCGACACCGCGAGCAAGCCCTCCTGCAGGCTGCCCACGCATTCCGGCCGCGCGTGCACCGCGATCAGCACCTGGCGCGCGAAATCGACCTCGAACAGCCGCTTCTCCAGCAGCTGCGCGGCCAGCCTCACCAGCCCCATGGTGTGGCGCTGGTTGCTGCGATAGTCGCCGGAAATGTCGAGCACCCCGGCGAGCATGCCGCAGGGCTTGAACACCGGCGCCGCGCTGCAGGTGAGGATGCCGTTGCGCTCGAGGAAGTGCTCCGCGCCGAGCACTTCGGCCGGGCGCTGTTCGATCAGCGCGATGCCCACCGCGTTGGTGCCGCGCGCGGCCTCGTCCCACGAGGCACCGGGCTGCAGCGCGACGCGCTGGGCGCGGGCGATGAAGTCGGGGTCGCCGAGGCTGTGCAGGATGACGCCGTCGACGTCGGCGAGCAGCACCATGCTGCCGCTGGCCCGGATCTGCTCGAAGACGTGCTCCATGATGCCCGCCGCCTGGGTCAGCAGGTGCTCGCTGCGCTCGCGCACCTCCGCCAGCCGCGAGCGGCCGGCCGGATCACCGGCAACCGTGGATTGCGCCGACACCCCGCCGTCGCGGCAGCGCTGCCAGGAGCGCAGTACCTCGGCAGGCAGATCACCGTCGGGATCGTCGCCGAGGTCGAAGAAGCGCCGACGCGCTTCCTGCACCCGCAGGACGTGGGTGTCCTCGGCCGTAGCCAGACCTTTCATCCCTCCTCCTCCTTCTTCTCGTCCCCCGCCTCGTTTTTTGTTTTTGGCGGGTGTCACAAAACTTAGCACTTGCCACGTTTCGCAGCAACGAGGCCGCAAACATGGTCAGACCCGGTTGTCAGCAAGTTCCTTGCCACTATGCATGAAAAGGCCACCCCGCGAACCCGCCCTTTCCGTGCCGGGCGGCGCCCTCAACGTGCCCCACCGGAGCGCCGCGCTCGACTTGGCACAGCGTTTGCAGTAAGGGAGGCATTCCGGCCTCGACCGGGACGGCCCCGGGGACGGGCCTCGACAAACAGCCAAAGCAAAGGAAGTGGAAGACATGAACACCCAGGAGACGATCACCCGCAAGCTGCGCAACGCCGTGATGGCGGCCCTGTTGAGCGGTGCAGCCGGCCTGGCCGGCGCACACGGCGACGTCACGCCGCAAGCCGTGGACGTGAGTTCGCTGAAGGCGCTGGGCGCCGACTGGCGCGCGACCAACCCCTACCGCGGCGAGAAGGAAGCCGTCCGCATCGGCGACTCCGCGTTCAACCAGAACTGTGCGCGCTGCCACGGCCTGGGTGCGGTGTCCGGCGGCATCGCGCCCGACCTGCGCTTCCTGCCCAAGGGTGACGAGGGTGACGAGATCTTCATGCAGCGCATCCGCCACGGCTCCACCCGCGGCGGCCGCGTCTACATGCCTCCGTTCGAAGGTATCCTGCCGCAGGAAGCCATGTGGGCGATCCGTGCCTGGCTGGAGACCGTACATGAAGACTGATTCACTGCGCGCACTGGTACTGGCCTGCGGCCTGCTGCTCGGAAGCGCCCACACCGCCTGCGCCGCCGACGCGCAGGCGGCGTCCGCGCTCGAAGTCCAGCAGCCCGGGCGCCTGCGGATCGCCGTCTACGACAGCTTTCCGCCCTACTCGGCCAAGGGCCGCGGCATCGACATCGCGCTCGGGCGCGAACTCGCGCGGCGCGTTGGACTGGAGCCGGAAGTGGTCGAGTTCAAGGCCGACGAGGACATGAACGACGACCTGCGCAACATGGTGTGGAAGGGCCACTACCTGGGGACGCGGCCGGCCGACGTGATGCTGCATGTGCCGGTGGACAAGCGGCTTGCCGACGCCAACGAGCAGGTGAAGATCTTCGGCCCCTACCACCTCGAATCGCTCGCGATCGTGCGCGATCCCAAGCGCGTGCCGCCTGTGACCGGCTCGGCCGCGAAGGCGCTGGAAGTCTTCACGCGCGAGAAGGTCGGCGTGGAGGTCGCTTCGCTGGCCGACGACTTCCTGCTCGGCGCACTCAACGGCCGCCTGCGCAGCAACGTCACCCACTTCCCCACGGTGGCCGAGGCGGTTGCGGGGCTTCAGCGCGGCGACGTGGTCGCGGTGATGGCAACCCGCGCCGAAATCGAGGCCGCGCTCGGGCAGCAAGGCGCCGGCCGCTTCGAGCTGACGCCGGTGTCGATGCCCGAACTGCGTATCAAGGGCTGGGCGCTCGGCATGGCCGTGAAGGCCGAGCACGAGGCGTTGGCCGACGCGCTCGGGAAGGCGATGATGGATGTGCAGCGTGACGGCACGCTGGTGCGCATCTTTGCCGAACACGGCGTCACCCACCAGACGCCCTGACCCGCGTTTCGCCGCGCTCCGCACCCCCAATGCGGCGCGCGGCGAAACCATTTGCGGAACTGCCGCTCCCAGAACCGGTAACACCCCAGCCCGGCCCACGAACCGGGCATCACACAACGGAGGCAGCATGCGCCACAGTCCACGCCTGATTGCGGCGCTGATCGGCGGGCTTTTCATGCCCGCCGTCGGCGTTTCCGCTCCCCTGGCCTACGTCGCCAACGAAAAGTCCGGCACCGTCAGCGTCATCGACACGAGCACCGACACCGTCGTCCGCACCCTGCAACCCAGCCAGCGCCCGCGCGGCATCGCCATCGCGCCGGACGGCAAGCGCCTGTACCTGACCGATGAGCCTACCGCGGCGCTCGTCGTAGTCGATACCGAAAGCGGCCGCACGGTGGCGAACTGGAAAGTCGGCGACTCGCCCGAAGGGGCCCATGTGTCCGACGATGGCAAACTGATCTCGGTGGCCGTCGAGGAAGAGGACAAGGTCGCCTTGCTCGACGCCGCCAGCGGCCAGATTCTGGCCAAGATCCCCGTAAAGGGCGAGAACCCCGAACACGCGGTGTTCAGCCCCGACGGGCGCTGGCTGTACGCCAGTGCCGAGGACGCGGAGCAGGTCGATGTGATCGAGGTATCCAGCCGCCGCCAGGTGGCGCAGATTCCCGTCGGCAAGCGGCCGCGCGGCATCGGCTTCACGCCGGACGGCAAGCGCGCCTACGTGGCCTGCGAACTCGCCAGCACGGTGTATGCGATCGACGTCGCGACCCACAAGGTAGTGGCGTCGATTCCCGCCGGCAACTTCTCCAACGGCATCGCGATCACCCCGGACGGCAAGCGCGTGTTCGTCTCCAACGGCCGCGACGGCACGGTGATGGCGATCGATACCGCAAGCAACAAGATGATCGCGACGATTCCGGTCGGACAACGGCCGTGGAACATGGCGATCACGCCCGACGGCGCCAAGCTCTACGTCGCCAACGGCCGTTCCGGCTCGGTCAGCGTGATCGACACAGTGCAGCTCAAGCGCATTGGCGAAGTCAGCGTCGGCGAACTGCCCTGGGGGGTGGCGATACGATGAACATTCCGCGCTACGACCGCGGTGCGATCGCGCTGCACTGGCTGCACGCCATCCTGGTGGTGGGCTTGCTGGGCTGGGGGCTCTACATGAGCGACCTGCCGAAGGGGCCCGAGCGCAGCTTCGCGATCGGACTGCACAAGTCCTTTGGCGTGGTGGCGTTGCTGGTGGTGGCGCTGCGGCTGTGGTGGCGGCTGGCGCACCCGGTGGCACCGGACCCGCGCCTGGGTGCCCTGGAGCAGCGCCTGGCCGGCGCCGGGCACATTGCCTTGTACGTGCTGCTGGTGGCGACGCCGCTCGCGGGCTATCTGTCGAGCAGCTTCACGCAGTATCCGATGAAGGTGTTCGGCCTCGCGATTCCCAAGGCGGGCTGGCCGGACGAGGCGCTCAACGCCTTCTTCAACGGCGCCCACAAACTCTTCGCGTGGACGCTGCTGGTGCTGCTGGTTGGCCATGTGGCGGCGGTGGTCATCCACGCGCTGCGGGGCCAGCCGGTGCTGGTGCGCATGCTGCCGGCGCGCAACAGACCGGGCTGAACACCTGTACCACTGCGATACAGGTGTTCCATTCCTGAACACCTGTATCGCCCTTTACGGGGCAGCGATCAGTTCGGCGCGCCGCTCAGGATCCACGCAATTACCGCCTTCAGGTCGGCATCGCTGATCTTTTCCGGATCGTTCGGCGTCATCGGAATCTGACCCCACACGCCCGCGCCACCTTCGCGCACCTTGGCGAACAGTTTCGCCGGCGCATCGGCCTGACCCTGGTACTTTGCAGCGACGTCGCGGTAGGCCGGCCCCACCATCTTCTTGTCGACGGCGTGACAGGCGACGCAACGCGCCTTCTTGGCCAGATCGATCGACGCGGCAGCCGGTTGGACGAAGCCCGCCGCAGCGATGGCGGCGAAAACGAGGAATCCCTTCTTCATGGTGACTTTCCTTGGATTGATGGAGGGTTGGGGTAAAGAGCGGTGTGGTGCGCTCACACGACGCCGGCGGCGACGAGTTCGGCCCACTCATTATCGGTAAACAGGCGCGAGCGGGTGAGAAAGCAACGCCCTTCGCCGCCTTCCAGCGAGAACATGCCACCCTGCCCATCGACCACGTCGATGATCAACTGCGTGTGCTTCCAGTACTCGTACTGCTGGCGCCCGATGTAGAACGGGCTGTCGCAGATTTCGCCCAGCAGCACGTCAGCGCTGCCGACCAGGAACTCGCCGCGCGGATAGCACATCGGCGCGCTGCCGTCGCAGCATCCACCGGACTGATGGAACATCACCGGCCCGTGCTTGGCGATCAACAGTTCGATGAAAGCCTGCGCCTCGGGCGTCGCAATCACCCTGGAAATCATGGTCCACTCCTCACCGATCGGGCGCACACCCGGCCGGCAAAAAAATCGGGCGGCCGGAGCCGCCCGTAACTCATCCGCAAGCGGGCGAGGGAGAGAGGAGAACAGCAGTTGAAACACCACCCGGCAACCGGCGCAAGCACGCGCCGGCCGCGAGTCAGTTTGCGGTCCGTCCATCCGCCGGTGAGAGCGGAGCGGGCAGACCGCGCCTTCAGGCTCAGAAGAAGCCGAGCGCCTTCGGGCTGTAGCTCACCAGCAGGTTCTTGGTCTGCTGGTAGTGGTCGAGCATCATCTTGTGGGTTTCGCGGCCGATGCCGGACTGCTTGTAGCCACCGAACGCGGCGTGCGCCGGGTAGAGGTGGTAGCAGTTGGTCCACACGCGGCCGGCCTTGATGTTGCGGCCCATGCGGTAGGCGGTGGAGCCGTCGCGCGACCACACGCCGGCGCCCAGGCCGTACAGCGTGTCGTTGGCGATGGAGAGCGCCTCGGCCTCGTCCTTGAAGGTGGTCACCGACAGCACCGGCCCGAAGATTTCCTCCTGGAAGATGCGCATCTTGTTGTGGCCCTTGAACACCGTCGGCTGGACGTAGTAGCCCTCGGCGAGTTCGCCGCCGAACTTGGCTTCGCCGCCACCGGCCAGCAGCTGCGCGCCTTCTTCCTTGCCGAGTTCGATGTAGGACAGGATCTTCTTCATCTGCTCGGTGGAGGCCTGGGCGCCGATCATGGTCTCGGTGTCGAGCGGGTTGCCCTGCTTGATCGCCTTGACGCGGGCCAGCGCGCGGTCCATGAAACGGTCGTAGATGGATTCGTGGATCAGCGCGCGCGACGGGCAGGTGCACACTTCACCCTGGTTGAGCGCGAACAGCACGAAGCCTTCCACCGCCTTGTCGAAAAACTCGTCGTCGGCCGCGGCCACGTCCTGGAAGAAGATGTTGGGCGACTTGCCGCCCAGTTCCAGCGTCACCGGGATGATGTTCTGCGACGCGGCCTGCATGATCAGGCGGCCGGTCGTGGTGGAGCCGGTGAAGGCGATCTTGGCGATGCGGCTGCTGGTGGCCAGCGGCACACCGGCTTCGCGGCCGAGGCCATTGACGATGTTGAGCACGCCGGCGGGCAGCAGGTCGGCGATCAGTTCTGCGATCACCAGGATGCCGACCGGGGTCGATTCGGCGGGCTTCAGCACCACCACGTTGCCCGCGGCCAACGCCGGCGCCAGCTTCCATGCCGCCATCAGGATCGGGAAGTTCCACGGAATGATCTGGCCGACAACGCCCAGCGGCTCGTGGAAGTGGTAGGCGACGGTGTTCTCGTCGAGTTCGGCGAGCGAGCCTTCCTGGGCGCGGATGCAGCCGGCGAAGTAGCGGAAGTGATCGATGGCCAGCGGGATGTCGGCGGCCATGGTCTCGCGGATCGGCTTGCCGTTATCGACGGTCTCGGCGTAGGCGATCAGTTCGAGGTTCTGCTCCAGGCGGTCGGCGATGCGGCACAGCGTGTTGGCGCGCTCGATGACCGAGGTGCGGCCCCACTTGTCGGCGGCGGCGTGGGCGGCATCGAGCGCGAGGTTGATGTCTTCCTCGGTCGAACGGGCCACCTGGCAGAAGGGCTTGCCGGTAATCGGCGTGATGTTGTCCATGTACTGGCCACGGACCGGCGCAACCCACTTGCCGCCGATGAAGTTGTCGTAGCGGCTCTTGAACTGGACTTTGGCGCCTGCCTTGCCGGGCATCTCGTAAATCATTGGGGTCTCCTTCCTATTGCTGTGAGTGAACGCTGCTTTGCGTGCCACCCCCTGTGCAGGGTGCGTGCCAGCCGCGGAGAAGTGACCCTCGGATTTATTCTTCTTATTGATTAATAAGCAGTTTGCTCGTTACAAGAAGTAAGGGCCGGAAACCGGACGCCGCGCTGCACAAACTGCGCTGCTCCATTCCGAAACACGTGCTTCACTATTCAGCATATGCAGCCGATGACGACGCTCGGGCCGTCCCGCGCGGGGGTGCCGCACACGCTGGCGCCATCGCCGACGCAGCTGGAACACGCCAAATGAAAGCCAAGCGGCATGAGTTTTGCTCGTGCAGCACATGGACTCCGCAACACCTCCGATCCCGCTTTCTGCCGCGTTGCGCGAATCGTGGGCGCGTTGCCATCGCCATGGCCTCGATCCGGATGAGCCGCTGCCCACCCACGCGTTGGCGCGGGCGGACCTCGCCGACCGCCTGGAAGCCAACGCGCGGCTACTGACCTTCTCGCGCCCGGTGATCGAGAACCTGTACCGCCAGATCGACTGCCCCGCCTCCACCGTGCTGCTGACCGACAGCCAGGGGCTGATCCTTTCTGCGCTCGGTGACACGGCCTTTCTCGATCGCGCCGCGCGCGTCGCGCTCAGCCCCGGGGTGGAATGGACCGAAGCGGCCATGGGCACCAACGCGATCGGCACCGCGCTGCAACTGGGCGAGGTGGTGACGGTGCAGGGCGACGAGCACTTCTTCACGCGCAACCGGGTGCTCACCTGCGTTGCCACGCCCATCCTCGCCCCCACCGGCGGCATCGCCGGCATCCTCGACATCTCCACCGACGCGCGCGCCGACCTGTCGCACGCCGACGCCCTGCTGCGCACCACCGCGGAACTGATCGAGCACAGGCTGGTGGAGTCACTGGACGACGGCTTCCTGACGCTGCGCTTCCATTCCCGCCAGGACCTGATCGGCACGCCCTTCGAGGGCCTCGCGGTGTTCGACGAAAGCGGCCGGCTGCTGGCCTGCAACCGTGCGGCCCGATCGCAGCTGAGGCTGTACCGCGAGTTTCCCGACACCAGCTTCGCGGAGTGCTTCGCCACCGACTGGCGCCGCCTGATCGACTGGGCGGCACTCGGCCACGCCACGCCCTTCCCGCTTCGCACCGCGGTTGCGGGCACCTGCGTGGCGCGCGCAACCCTGCGGGGACAACGCAGGCATTCGCCCGCCGCCGAAACGCCCGCGCCGCCCCGATCCACCGTGGTGGACGCCATCAACCTCGGTGACGAACGCGTGGCAACGGCGCTCGCCACCCTCGCCACGTGGGCGCAGGAAAGCGGTCCCTTGTTGATCGCCGGCGAAACCGGCACCGGCAAACGCCATCTGGTCCATGCCTTCCACCACGACCACGCCGAGCAACGGCCGCTGGTGACGCTGGACTGCGCGGCGGTCGCCGCCGGCCCCCAACTGCGGGCGGAAACCGAGCATGCACTGCGTCAGGCCGAAAGCGGCATCCTGTACCTGATCGACAGCGAAGCGCTGCCTTATGCGGAGCAGGTTTTCCTGTTCCGCGCGGCCTCTTCAAGCACGCGGATCATCGCCGCCACGCGTGTCCCGCTGGTGCAGCTCCACGAGCAGCAACGCATCCCCTTCGGCACCTTCGACGCATGCGGCGGCCGCCGGATCGAACTCCCGCCCCTGCGCGAACGCAGCGACTTCGATGCGCTGGTCCGCCGCTTCGTGCGCGACGCCTGCCCGGACCGGCCGGTGTACGTCTGCCCGGATGCGCTCGCCCTGCTGCGCCGTCATCGCTGGCCCGGCAACCTGAGCGAACTGAACAACCGCCTGCGCCTCATCCTCGCGCTGATGGGGGACGACGCTGGGCAGCTGTGCCCCGAGGACATTCCCGAAGAACTGCTGGAGCCGGTGGCGGGCTGAGCAGCCGCCGTACAACGGACGCCCCGCTGCGCGGCGCGCCGTCAGCCCGGCTTGAGGCGGCCCGCGCTTAGCCGGCGCGGTCCGAACGGGACGGCGTGCCCAACGTCACCAGTACCGCCGAACCGGCCGGCACAGCCTGCTCCGCAAGCTCCTTCCGCGCGAGACGGATCACCGCCAGTCCGGAAGACAGCGCCAGCGCCGCCATGACCCCGGCCACCACGATGTCCGGCCATCCCTGTCCGGTGCCGAAGACACCCGCCGCGGCGAGAATGACAGCAACATTGCCGATCGCATCATTGCGGCTGCACAGCCACACCGAACGCATATTGGCGTCGCCTTCGCGAAAGGCGTAGAGCATCAACGCGACCCCCGCGTTGGCCACCAGCGCAAGCAGCGCCACCGCGCCCATGGTCATCGCCTCCGGGGGCACGCCGCCGAACGCCGCCCACACCGACTTGCCCAGCACGAACACGCCGTAGCCGGCCATCGAAAACCCTTTGACCAGCGCCGCACGCGACCGCCACGCCAGCCCCAGCGACAGCACCGCCAGCGAGATGCCGTAGTTGGCCGCGTCGCCGGCAAAATCCACCGCATCCGCCAGCAGCGACACCGAACCGGCGTGCAGCCCGGCGACCAGTTCTATCCCGAACATCAGCGCGTTGATCACCAGGGCCACCCACAGCGCGCGCCGAAAACGCGGGCTCACCGAGGTCTGCGGCGCGCAACTCGAACCGCAACTACAACCGGGCATCGTCTTTCTCCAGCAAGGCTTTTCGCCAATCTTACACAGCCGACCTCCCAGCCGGAATCGACGCCTGCCGCGGGCGCTACGCGCCCTTCCGCCATCATCGTGGGGGGGCCGGAGCGACACCGTATGCGGCGGCTGCTCCACGTCACCTTTAAATGACAAATGCAAAATCCGTAATGCATAATCCGGCCTTCGTGAAGCCCGCCCCGGCGGTTCGAACCGCCCCCTACCATGGACATGACGCCACCGCGCGAGATCGGCCGCAGCAGCGCGCCGCTGCTCCCCAACCGCTTCCGCGACCACCCCGTCTGGGTGCGCCGCGGGCAGCCGGGCGTCATCATCCTGGTCCACGGCGTCAACGACGTCGGCACCACCTACCACGCCTTCGACAACGGCTTGTGCGCAGGTCTCAACGAGCGGTTGTCTCGCGCCGACCTCTACCCCAACGACTACACCCTGCCGGTGAACGACGAGCCGGTCGTGCCCGACCCCGA
Above is a window of Azoarcus olearius DNA encoding:
- a CDS encoding aldehyde ferredoxin oxidoreductase family protein, which translates into the protein MGWNRKVLRVNLTAGTCTEEPLNMEWAQEYLGSRGLATKYLVEEIDPKVDPLSPENKMIMATGPLTGTMASTGGRYTVVTKGALTGAIACSNSGGFFGAELKFAGWDMVIFEGKSPKPVYLYIENDKAELRDAGHLWGKSCWETEETIKHELQDPLVRVSSIGSAGENQVLFACVVNDLHRAAGRSGVGAVMGSKNLKAVALRGTQGVSGIKDFGAFLQATTAAKKVLADNAVTGEGLPKYGTQVLMNVINEMGALPTRNHRDVQFEDAGKISAEAMHEKRPTDGKAHLVTNAACFGCTIACGRISEIDKGHFTVKNSPKYWGASGGLEYEAAWALGAANGVGDLEALQYANLICNEQGMDPISFGATIGAVMELYEMGVLTKEQIGIDAPFGSAEALARLVEMTANGEGFGKEIGLGSKRLCAKYGHPELSMSVKGQEFPAYDSRGVQGIGLAYATSNRGACHLRGYTIASEVLGIPVKTDPHATEGKPELVKAFQDATAVFDAAGICVFTSFAWTLADVQPQLAAACEGDWSMEKLNEVGERIWNMERRFNNAAGFTAADDNLPPRLTSEPAKSGPAKGMVNELSKMLPEYYKVRGWTPEGAPTAETLARLGL
- a CDS encoding 4Fe-4S dicluster domain-containing protein, which encodes MWKSLHIDPAKCTGCLQCEMACSYEHTGVINPSKSRIKVFSFEHEGRKVPYTCTQCTEAWCMHSCPVDAIRLDLTTGAKMVFDDTCVGCKVCTISCPFGTINYNQATGKVQKCDLCEGDPACAKACPTGAITYVDADWTGLDKMRAWAAKANTPATAA
- a CDS encoding sigma-54-dependent Fis family transcriptional regulator; its protein translation is MKGLATAEDTHVLRVQEARRRFFDLGDDPDGDLPAEVLRSWQRCRDGGVSAQSTVAGDPAGRSRLAEVRERSEHLLTQAAGIMEHVFEQIRASGSMVLLADVDGVILHSLGDPDFIARAQRVALQPGASWDEAARGTNAVGIALIEQRPAEVLGAEHFLERNGILTCSAAPVFKPCGMLAGVLDISGDYRSNQRHTMGLVRLAAQLLEKRLFEVDFARQVLIAVHARPECVGSLQEGLLAVSADGCIVGANPAAREALGITDIGPGGLAFSSVFRVSLDVFFDRSRRDPASLQMLEARRGERIYTRLKSSLPPRTEPVGGSAPARPAVTAKADATEAIPRDGRVTLACLATGDSRLQLALDRAGKVIGKDIPLLIQGESGVGKELFARAFHFSGPRRDGPFVALNCAAIPENLIESELFGYVGGAFTGARREGAVGKIQQAHGGTLFLDEIGDMPLGMQARLLRVLQERSVTPIGSVRQVPVDISLVCATHRLLREAVQKGSFREDLYYRVNGLTVTLPPLRERGDIGRIVNNILAAEAGDGRRIRIGAEVMDFFERYPWPGNVRQLQNVIRVAVALLDDDEDEIRPLHLPEELFGADTMTEGDRHRPDERPSSVVTPLGQPAAGIATGGRSLDEIELEAIAVVMREVGGNVSAAARRLGISRNTLYRKIGRIG
- the pedF gene encoding cytochrome c-550 PedF — its product is MNTQETITRKLRNAVMAALLSGAAGLAGAHGDVTPQAVDVSSLKALGADWRATNPYRGEKEAVRIGDSAFNQNCARCHGLGAVSGGIAPDLRFLPKGDEGDEIFMQRIRHGSTRGGRVYMPPFEGILPQEAMWAIRAWLETVHED
- a CDS encoding substrate-binding periplasmic protein, which translates into the protein MKTDSLRALVLACGLLLGSAHTACAADAQAASALEVQQPGRLRIAVYDSFPPYSAKGRGIDIALGRELARRVGLEPEVVEFKADEDMNDDLRNMVWKGHYLGTRPADVMLHVPVDKRLADANEQVKIFGPYHLESLAIVRDPKRVPPVTGSAAKALEVFTREKVGVEVASLADDFLLGALNGRLRSNVTHFPTVAEAVAGLQRGDVVAVMATRAEIEAALGQQGAGRFELTPVSMPELRIKGWALGMAVKAEHEALADALGKAMMDVQRDGTLVRIFAEHGVTHQTP